The genomic interval CACCATTTTTGCAAGTTACTTTAACTTTTCCCTTGGGATCCAGCGGCCATTCTATCTGGGTCACTTCTGTGTTCAATTTTATGTCCAGAGTCGGGAAGCCGACGTCCTTGTTCTGTAATGCAcgatctttattcagtaggtaacatagttacactttgaatcgtcattttttacataacgaacgtctcgtccgcctaaaactactgcagcttctcacaaccagtatagtcagggaaaagaagctgcaagaaatatCTATAACTAACGTCTTATTCAGTTGGCTAGTCAGAGCCATAAGCTTGATTTGACTGAAAACTGAAAATCATTGATTAATCTGAAAATCATAATTGTCTGAAAAGTAAAatcacctttttttgacgtgacttattgtagatttgccgcagatggcattaacaaatggggagcgctgaaggctctcacccggtacgacgtttaaaacaacatgcctgagggtgcccagttgagcgcgaacctcggctcagggcgtcgtctgagagtaaaaatatttgaaagaattgatcgaccctagtgggtcgatagcgataagcggtgaTCGTAAAATTagcaaataataatcatttcatAGTTAACAGATAACCTCACCAGTAAAATATCGAAGAACGTCTTGTACCCGTATCTATGCCAACTCAAATGGTGATGACCTTTTATCTCTTCAAAGTTGTTCTTCTGGTCTATATCGTCCCAGTCATTAGACGCGTTGTAATTGTTGGCCAGCTGGTTCATGAAGTCAAGGAGTTGATCCAGAAACTCTTTTTGTTTTAACACTTCTGGTTTTTCAGCTTTGATGTAATCTATGAGCCTGCAATGTGGGATACTCTTATAACATCAATACTTCCTGCCTCTGGTCGCCTGGAAAACATTGctgtagagcaataaggccgccaattaTGCTTCcagtgtatgttttaaaatgtttcatttttttttgcaataaaatatttgatttgattttcggAAACATTAGTCTGACTACAAGCCCTAACGTCTCCACCAATCAGCACTCAAGCAGCGTATTAACGAACGTAAGCAGCTGGCCATGGCAATTTTGTTTACCTTTACTtccatacatttattttattaaagaacgtctagggccctgggCCAAGGCTTTTCATGCAGCTTCTtgtccctggctatacaggttgagggaagctgcagtagttttaggcggatgaaacgttcgttatgtaaaaatgtggggaactatgttacctactatataaagatatttttgaatttgaatacaagcAGAGAAGCGACAGAACTATTAGGCATTCCCCATACAGTCCTGTGTGCAGGAGGCTTTACACATAAtactaacaaattaaaaaataaacagatcATAACTACAACTTACTTTTCTGTAGTATACTTCCCGACAGGTTGCGACTCCTCCACAGAATTCCCCATCACAGCGAATGCGTACTCCATTAATTCATTAAACAGATCCTGGAATGCCTCATCAGGTACTACGCCATCTGATTGAAAGACCATGTGGTCCAGGTCTTGAGGGACTATGGCCTTGTTGTGCTGGATGGCGGCGTCGTAGACCGGATTAGGGTGGGTGCCGTGCAACCTGGAAATATCAAAATCATACATCTCACGTCACGGTCATAGaacaagaaataatactacgtatagaacgggaactctccgctctccaccagcggctaagtttacctcacccccctcggtcttactttagtcttcaatcgtatgggcgtcagatgtcacacacggATGCGCGTGTAAAatgaggtattttgtatgaagtgttcggaaTGTGACATAGTAGTGAAACAGTATACATCTCACGCCGGCAATCCCTGAAGCCCGTAGGTAGCAGCCACTCTTGATAGGAAGTACTTAAATGAATATAATGAACCGCGTCGCCCATATGAACCCATCATGTCGGCACAACACAATTCTTTTGTCTATTTTATCTTCGGGTGaggcttacaaagttattttattaagtgatttcggaggctgttaaatactCTACGCAATTCACTCATTTGCTTCCATCTCAGCTTGGCAGCAACTCAGTAGTCCCGGTCCTGTAGAAACCAACCGTCCATGGATTTTAAAATCTTTAGAAACACAAAACCGTCCTCACCATTCCGCTCCGAGTTCAACGACCCCATCTCCAAAGGGTACAGTATGTACCCTGCCCCCCACTCTGTCCTGAGCTTCTAGGGCCAGCACTCTACGCCCCGCACGCGCCAGCGTCGACGCCGCCGTCGCTCCCGCTGCGCCCAGGCCGACGATAATCGTGTCGTAAGCTTGCAATGACATCCTGATGGATAAATGAGATGGCGCATGCAGTTTTAGGTACTCGAAAAGTGCCGGCCAATAAAAAGAATATGTTATATATTGTAAGAACTGTCTAGATATTTATAGcaataagtagttaatacttTGCATAGCCCTAAGTTATAGGCTTATTAGCTTTCTGCCGTGCCTACGTCGTCCTCGTGGACTTCTGTTATCGCggtaaagtgtatttttttaaagcatcGTATTACGTGTTCTGTACCCCCTACTTGGACGTTAAATATCATTATGATTGGTTAAGTAATGCATTCACTTATTACCAGTTATCGGTATAGGAATACAAGAAGAATCTAAGTATCTCAGTCTAGTAATCTCACAATCTCAAAAATCTCGTGGTCATATCCATATTAACCACGACGTTCAGGGTTATTGACGCCAAATAGCACTATATATCCCGATCGATGCTTATtacacaaaaaatgttttagtaAGGGTtcgtataaaataattaactactCTACTAATTTGCTTGAACTACTAAATTGCAAATTCGCGTTTCACACACACACCTTAAAACTtgatttaacaaaataatatcgaTTCGCGATTTCTTCATGGTCCCTCACTACAATCAGCTGTTTCCCTTTGGCTGTTTCCTgtctttatgtttttgttttcttttttgcaaTGTGCAATGCGTGCAATACGATGCGCAgaattaactttaaaaaaataatagcaaaattaaatattaagtaataactGTTTTTCAGTCTAAAATAGCATGCATAAAAAAGCTAGTAGctttatatttaggaaatatttttttattattgttgatgtattttttgcagatatttatgtttttaataattaatataaaaggaacaattatataagtaccttgTTGATAAAACGTTGCTGGCTGTATTTACGTTATTTACACTTATAACCTTAACCACTGATTTTAATGGTTTGTGATACATTCCTTGTTTTCGAAAAAGCTATTATAGATAACAATTTAATATAACACATCATAATCGGTACAAATACTAGATAAAAcaagtaataattaaaatacttgcggaaaataaaagaattttatgatagataatattttaagtagCTACTTACGGATAGGGATGTTCGATACAATTCGATACTCGACTGGATCGATCGTACAATCCATtagatttttttgtatggaTACGTATCATGCGATCCAGGGGCGGATCCACACACATGTATGGTTGATCGGATAGTAAGTATCGTATGAATTGGGTACCATACAAACCAAGCAGGTACCTAACTTATATCGGATCCGTGTATTCGTTGCAATCCGATTCGCCAATTAACCGAATAACTAGGTAGGTTTAAACCAAATCGTTTTCTTTACTTTATTCGTAATGCTACGCACTACTATATAAGTACCATTAGTATTACCATAGGTAGAGTAAaaaaatgcatattttatttc from Pectinophora gossypiella chromosome 29, ilPecGoss1.1, whole genome shotgun sequence carries:
- the LOC126379485 gene encoding peroxisomal N(1)-acetyl-spermine/spermidine oxidase-like isoform X1 codes for the protein MYHKPLKSVVKVISVNNVNTASNVLSTRMSLQAYDTIIVGLGAAGATAASTLARAGRRVLALEAQDRVGGRVHTVPFGDGVVELGAEWLHGTHPNPVYDAAIQHNKAIVPQDLDHMVFQSDGVVPDEAFQDLFNELMEYAFAVMGNSVEESQPVGKYTTEKLIDYIKAEKPEVLKQKEFLDQLLDFMNQLANNYNASNDWDDIDQKNNFEEIKGHHHLSWHRYGYKTFFDILLNKDVGFPTLDIKLNTEVTQIEWPLDPKGKVKVTCKNGVLYTANNVVVTVSLGVLKERHAKLFKPLLPEKKVTAIETVAMGVMDKIDLAFDEVWWPLDAVFFGLLWKEEDRKKVAKQDYWTTRIFAASRPMGSRNVLTLWTSGEIAKLVETLPIDEVKRKCWQLLQRFMGAGKTVPKPIAVERSTWYSNPFTRGSYSFDSIQASHYPTARATLAAPLTDSTGRPRVLFAGEATHPTRFSTVDGASDTGRREAEKLLLASKL
- the LOC126379485 gene encoding peroxisomal N(1)-acetyl-spermine/spermidine oxidase-like isoform X3, translated to MSLQAYDTIIVGLGAAGATAASTLARAGRRVLALEAQDRVGGRVHTVPFGDGVVELGAEWLHGTHPNPVYDAAIQHNKAIVPQDLDHMVFQSDGVVPDEAFQDLFNELMEYAFAVMGNSVEESQPVGKYTTEKLIDYIKAEKPEVLKQKEFLDQLLDFMNQLANNYNASNDWDDIDQKNNFEEIKGHHHLSWHRYGYKTFFDILLNKDVGFPTLDIKLNTEVTQIEWPLDPKGKVKVTCKNGVLYTANNVVVTVSLGVLKERHAKLFKPLLPEKKVTAIETVAMGVMDKIDLAFDEVWWPLDAVFFGLLWKEEDRKKVAKQDYWTTRIFAASRPMGSRNVLTLWTSGEIAKLVETLPIDEVKRKCWQLLQRFMGAGKTVPKPIAVERSTWYSNPFTRGSYSFDSIQASHYPTARATLAAPLTDSTGRPRVLFAGEATHPTRFSTVDGASDTGRREAEKLLLASKL
- the LOC126379485 gene encoding peroxisomal N(1)-acetyl-spermine/spermidine oxidase-like isoform X2, giving the protein MIRIHTKKSNGLYDRSSRVSNCIEHPYPMSLQAYDTIIVGLGAAGATAASTLARAGRRVLALEAQDRVGGRVHTVPFGDGVVELGAEWLHGTHPNPVYDAAIQHNKAIVPQDLDHMVFQSDGVVPDEAFQDLFNELMEYAFAVMGNSVEESQPVGKYTTEKLIDYIKAEKPEVLKQKEFLDQLLDFMNQLANNYNASNDWDDIDQKNNFEEIKGHHHLSWHRYGYKTFFDILLNKDVGFPTLDIKLNTEVTQIEWPLDPKGKVKVTCKNGVLYTANNVVVTVSLGVLKERHAKLFKPLLPEKKVTAIETVAMGVMDKIDLAFDEVWWPLDAVFFGLLWKEEDRKKVAKQDYWTTRIFAASRPMGSRNVLTLWTSGEIAKLVETLPIDEVKRKCWQLLQRFMGAGKTVPKPIAVERSTWYSNPFTRGSYSFDSIQASHYPTARATLAAPLTDSTGRPRVLFAGEATHPTRFSTVDGASDTGRREAEKLLLASKL